Proteins encoded within one genomic window of Brassica rapa cultivar Chiifu-401-42 chromosome A09, CAAS_Brap_v3.01, whole genome shotgun sequence:
- the LOC117128235 gene encoding uncharacterized protein LOC117128235 → MTTQNFKKSCIIFMIVAICTVMFSAQNCLSTNVEKCVKHCIPNQCMKVAKQADMSICEEACKKLCNKHVTSHEQYAVPTTGGGFMCTHVWNCV, encoded by the coding sequence ATGACgactcaaaattttaaaaaatcatgcattattttcaTGATTGTAGCTATATGTACAGTGATGTTTTCGGCACAAAATTGTCTTTCAACCAATGTTGAAAAATGTGTCAAACACTGCATCCCGAATCAGTGCATGAAAGTAGCCAAACAAGCAGATATGTCAATTTGTGAAGAAGCTTGCAAAAAGCTTTGCAACAAACATGTAACAAGTCATGAACAATACGCTGTTCCTACAACCGGTGGTGGTTTCATGTGCACCCATGTTTGGAATTGTGTTTGA